One stretch of Campylobacter sp. CCS1377 DNA includes these proteins:
- the alaS gene encoding alanine--tRNA ligase — protein sequence MDIRSEYLNFFKSKGHEITPSSPLVPDDASLLFTNAGMVPFKSIFTGEVPRPNPPRKTSCQTCIRAGGKHNDLDNVGYTARHHTFFEMLGNFSFGDYFKEQAIAYAWEFVTEILKLPKDRLYVTVHENDDEAYELWQKHIEKDRIYKFGDKDNFWQMGDTGPCGPCSEIFYDQGSEHFNSSEDYMGGDGDRFLEIWNLVFMQYERSADGTLTPLPKPSIDTGMGLERVTAIKEGKFSNFDSSLFMPIINEISKLCGKAYVYESGASFRVIADHIRSSVFLLAQGTSFDKEGRGYVLRRILRRALRHGYLLGFKNAFMYKLVDVVCDLMGNHYTYLNEKKDFVKEQIRLEEERFLSTIENGIEIFNEELKNTKEIFSGEVAFKLYDTYGFPLDLTQDMLREKNLKVDEAKFDELMNEQKNRAKASWKGSGDKVASGDFKALLEKFGENNFVGYEKTECESKILALLDENFKEVSSLKGKGWVMLENTPFYATSGGQSADIGYINECEVLDTQKFFNLNLSLVNANEELKVNDLVKAKIDTDKREQIARHHSATHLLHQALREILGSHISQAGSLVEFNKLRFDFTHHKALEKSELEMIEKRVNEMIINADEAVLEMMSLERAKKSGAIALFSEKYASNVRVLTLGASKELCGGTHVKNTAQIGSFYIVKESGVSAGVRRIEAVASRAALEYVKSFINENLSLKEELKSNDLSLGIKKLKNEIINLKNELKNSNKSELKTQTLKGVQVCVERVDNGDIKAMIDDFKNKFNSAVILLLQAKDEKITLAAGVKNAPLKAGNIVKEIAQILGGNGGGRDDFATAGGKDISKIDEALNVALNLIEKGL from the coding sequence TTTAAATTTTTTTAAGTCAAAAGGACATGAAATCACTCCTTCAAGCCCTTTAGTGCCTGATGATGCGAGTTTACTTTTTACTAATGCCGGAATGGTGCCTTTTAAAAGCATATTTACAGGTGAAGTACCACGCCCAAACCCACCACGCAAAACAAGTTGTCAAACTTGCATAAGAGCTGGTGGAAAGCATAATGACTTAGATAATGTTGGCTACACAGCCCGTCATCATACCTTTTTTGAAATGCTTGGGAATTTTAGTTTTGGAGATTATTTTAAAGAGCAGGCTATTGCTTATGCTTGGGAATTTGTGACTGAAATTTTAAAACTCCCTAAAGATAGACTTTATGTTACCGTGCATGAGAATGATGATGAAGCTTATGAGTTGTGGCAAAAACACATCGAAAAAGATAGAATTTATAAATTTGGCGATAAAGATAATTTCTGGCAAATGGGAGATACAGGTCCATGTGGTCCTTGTAGTGAAATTTTTTATGATCAAGGAAGTGAGCATTTTAATAGTAGTGAAGATTATATGGGTGGCGATGGAGATAGATTCTTAGAAATTTGGAATCTTGTTTTTATGCAATATGAAAGAAGTGCTGATGGCACACTTACTCCATTGCCAAAACCAAGTATTGATACAGGAATGGGACTTGAAAGAGTTACAGCTATAAAAGAAGGTAAATTTAGCAATTTTGATAGTTCGCTTTTTATGCCAATTATTAATGAAATTTCAAAACTTTGCGGTAAAGCTTATGTTTATGAAAGTGGAGCGAGCTTTAGAGTTATAGCTGATCATATAAGATCAAGTGTATTTTTACTCGCACAAGGAACGAGTTTTGATAAAGAAGGCAGAGGTTATGTTTTGCGTCGTATCTTGCGTCGTGCCTTAAGACATGGATATTTGCTGGGATTTAAAAATGCTTTTATGTATAAATTAGTCGATGTGGTTTGTGATTTAATGGGAAATCACTACACTTATTTAAATGAGAAAAAAGACTTTGTTAAAGAACAAATTCGCCTTGAAGAAGAGAGATTTTTAAGCACAATTGAAAATGGAATTGAAATTTTTAATGAAGAGCTTAAAAATACTAAAGAAATTTTTAGCGGGGAAGTGGCTTTTAAACTTTATGATACTTATGGTTTTCCGCTTGATTTAACGCAAGATATGTTAAGAGAGAAAAATTTAAAAGTTGATGAAGCTAAATTTGATGAACTAATGAACGAGCAAAAAAATCGTGCAAAAGCTTCTTGGAAAGGAAGTGGAGATAAGGTAGCAAGTGGGGATTTTAAAGCTTTGCTTGAAAAATTTGGAGAAAATAACTTTGTGGGTTATGAAAAAACAGAATGTGAGAGTAAAATTCTAGCCCTTTTAGATGAAAACTTTAAAGAAGTTTCAAGTCTTAAAGGAAAAGGTTGGGTAATGCTGGAAAATACTCCATTTTACGCAACAAGTGGCGGACAAAGTGCAGATATTGGATATATAAATGAGTGTGAAGTTTTAGACACACAAAAATTCTTTAACCTTAATTTAAGTCTTGTAAATGCAAATGAAGAATTAAAAGTAAATGATCTTGTAAAAGCAAAAATTGATACAGATAAAAGGGAGCAAATCGCAAGACATCACTCTGCAACTCATCTTTTACATCAAGCTTTAAGAGAAATTTTAGGAAGCCATATTTCACAAGCAGGCTCTTTAGTGGAATTTAACAAATTAAGATTTGATTTTACTCATCACAAAGCCTTAGAAAAAAGCGAGCTTGAAATGATAGAAAAAAGAGTCAATGAAATGATTATAAATGCCGATGAAGCCGTGCTAGAAATGATGAGTTTAGAGAGGGCTAAAAAAAGCGGTGCGATTGCTTTATTTAGCGAAAAATACGCTTCAAATGTGCGTGTTTTAACACTTGGAGCAAGTAAAGAACTTTGTGGGGGAACTCATGTAAAAAATACCGCACAAATTGGAAGCTTTTATATAGTAAAAGAAAGTGGCGTAAGTGCTGGAGTAAGACGCATTGAAGCTGTTGCTTCAAGGGCTGCATTAGAATATGTAAAAAGCTTTATCAATGAAAATTTAAGTCTTAAAGAAGAACTTAAAAGCAATGATTTGAGTTTAGGCATTAAAAAACTTAAAAATGAAATCATAAATCTTAAAAATGAACTTAAAAACTCAAACAAAAGCGAGTTAAAAACTCAAACTCTAAAAGGGGTACAAGTTTGCGTAGAGCGCGTGGATAATGGCGATATTAAAGCAATGATTGATGATTTTAAAAATAAATTTAATTCCGCTGTGATTTTACTTTTACAAGCAAAAGATGAAAAAATTACCCTTGCAGCAGGAGTTAAAAACGCTCCTTTAAAGGCAGGAAATATTGTCAAAGAAATTGCACAAATTTTAGGTGGAAATGGTGGCGGAAGAGATGATTTTGCTACTGCTGGTGGTAAGGATATAAGTAAGATTGATGAAGCACTAAATGTGGCTCTAAATTTAATAGAAAAAGGACTTTAA